In the genome of Neodiprion pinetum isolate iyNeoPine1 chromosome 2, iyNeoPine1.2, whole genome shotgun sequence, one region contains:
- the ckn gene encoding caskin-1-like isoform X2, protein MTLAVSAERSSTLRDGLINSVGGMSRPSKAVAQVKKVAPPAVPDVFRHSGSSFGSAGYASSEDGCFLSGSGGGGDDGSYGMPAGKSPGPIFTHPGFAFPPVVGKYAHAEDQGIDMTQSPGRDSPGSSGSGSGSRHSTASLDSGRASGYHLGPRGPGALASSPRCSISSLGSHPDRPADLDVVHAWLTELQFEEYFTLFASAGYDLATITRMTPEDLTAIGIKKPNHRKRLKAEIDNLNVGDGLPEHVPGSLEEWLRLLRLEEYLGALQQQGMRSVEDVTTLTWEDLEDIGIVRLGHQKRLLLAIKRVKDIRAGKRIQPLDLARLPPHPGHTQDVVIQRGGPDLPSPDEDCSSPVLRSFQRGNEVNSTSTWRSMYAAMPQSLDYTVARTGPRGKSLESLEDAPLSYPPSPTHVQPTQTEWRPRSYEDGDLTPTNEAAIEAGGGTLPRPRHCLVRPRPIAKVTATPGQFKSLPRDFDNKYQLTYGLESSPHLPKRRPPSPPRRQSSREIGTSVGGGTGEVVIDCSGPVPTASCDEMIPPPPAPAPAQSAQSQQIRPHSSMSRSWGSVGVSVNEEHELIASLALQHRNGSDASFKSSSSTESDSLPFANENAGTIKQRAARAQDYTSPPMGGMMGHHHSGAGTGQETGDVLNDIGNMLANLTDELDAMLEEEKRQGLNP, encoded by the exons TGGGCGGCATGAGCCGACCTTCGAAAGCAGTGGCCCAAGTTAAAAAGGTTGCTCCACCAGCCGTCCCGGACGTCTTCCGACACTCCGGTTCGTCTTTCGGTTCCGCGGGATATGCGAGCAGCGAAGATGGCTGCTTTTTGTCGGGGAGCGGGGGCGGCGGTGACGACGGATCCTACGGAATGCCGGCCGGAAAGAGTCCCGGTCCGATTTTCACCCATCCTGGATTCGCCTTTCCCCCCGTCGTCGGGAAGTACGCCCATGCCGAGGATCAGG GTATCGACATGACTCAAAGTCCGGGCAGAGACAGTCCCGGCAGTTCTGGGTCAGGCTCTGGTTCGAGGCACTCGACCGCTTCCCTCGATTCCGGAAGAGCTTCCGGCTATCATCTGGGTCCCAGAGGACCAGGGGCCCTGGCCTCATCGCCACGGTGCTCGATCAGTTCCCTGGGAAGTCATCCGGATCGGCCAGCAGATCTCGACGTGGTACACGCCTGGCTTACCGAACTCCAGTTCGAGGAGTACTTTACTTTATTCGCTTCGGCGGGATACGATCTTGCTACCATAACCCGAATGACCCCGGAGGATCTCACAGCTATag GTATTAAGAAACCGAATCATCGAAAGCGACTTAAAGCAGAAATCGATAATTTAAACGTCGGTGATGGTTTGCCGGAGCATGTGCCTGGCTCGCTTGAAGAATGGTTGAGACTTTTAAGACTAGAAGAGTATTTGGGTGCGCTGCAGCAGCAAGGCATGCGGTCAGTCGAAGATGTAACGACTCTGACTTGGGAGGACCTTGAAGATATTGGTATTGTCAGGCTTGGTCACCAAAAGCGACTTCTCCTCGCTATTAAACGGGTGAAAGACATACGTGCTGGTAAACGCATACAGCCTCTCGATCTCGCTCGTCTTCCACCGCACCCTGGTCACACACAG GATGTTGTTATCCAACGTGGTGGACCAGATTTGCCGTCCCCTGATGAAGACTGCTCGTCGCCGGTACTTAGGTCGTTTCAAAGAGGAAATGAGGTGAATTCGACCTCGACGTGGCGAAGCATGTACGCTGCTATGCCTCAGAGCTTAGATTACACAGTAGCAAGGACAGGGCCTCGTGGCAAATCCCTCGAGAGCCTCGAAGATGCTCCTCTTAGTTATCCACCTTCGCCTACCCATGTTCAACCGACTCAAACTGAGTGGCGACCTCGAAGCTATGAGGATGGTGACTTGACGCCGACTAATGAAGCAGCGATAGAAGCTGGTGGCGGCACTCTACCCAGACCAAGACACTGTCTGGTACGTCCACGACCCATCGCTAAG gTCACCGCCACTCCTGGACAGTTTAAATCGTTGCCGCGCGATTTTGATAACAAATATCAACTTACTTACGGGCTTGAGAGCAGCCCCCATTTACCGAAACGTCGACCACCGTCGCCGCCGCGACGCCAGAGTTCTCGTGAAATTGGGACATCAGTTGGTGGAGGAACGGGAGAAGTTGTAATAGATTGTAGCGGTCCTGTTCCGACAGCTTCCTGCGATGAAATGATTCCGCCACCGCCGGCTCCAGCGCCTGCACAATCCGCCCAGTCGCAACAAATCCGACCACACTCCTCCATGTCAAGATCCTGGGGCAGCGTAGGTGTTAGTGTCAATGAAGAACACGAGCTAATTGCCTCTCTCGCCCTGCAACATCGCAACGGATCTGACGCTAGTTTTAAG TCAAGTTCGAGCACTGAATCAGACTCCTTACCGTTTGCGAACGAGAATGCAGGGACAATAAAACAGAGAGCGGCGAGAGCACAGGATTACACAAGTCCTCCGATGGGTGGCATGATGGGACATCATCATTCTGGTGCGGGAACTGGTCAAGAGACCGGGGATGTCTTGAACGACATCGGGAACATGCTTGCCAATCTTACAGACGAGCTAGACGCCATGCTTGAAGAGGAGAAACGTCAGGGCCTCAATCCCTAA
- the ckn gene encoding caskin-1-like isoform X1, whose product MAITAVSGCLGPPPLPPGKRFLQRSSRKLSSTYQSFRDPGIEVWNQPVSHNQEIGTVVNYPAVFDVGNNKYYQRKIRRGCGGCGVSAAVSNLVRSKSEGNLLIAPKKSDDLFNNYSVVSGPLDKCIRAIYGSWRNLMQLGGMSRPSKAVAQVKKVAPPAVPDVFRHSGSSFGSAGYASSEDGCFLSGSGGGGDDGSYGMPAGKSPGPIFTHPGFAFPPVVGKYAHAEDQGIDMTQSPGRDSPGSSGSGSGSRHSTASLDSGRASGYHLGPRGPGALASSPRCSISSLGSHPDRPADLDVVHAWLTELQFEEYFTLFASAGYDLATITRMTPEDLTAIGIKKPNHRKRLKAEIDNLNVGDGLPEHVPGSLEEWLRLLRLEEYLGALQQQGMRSVEDVTTLTWEDLEDIGIVRLGHQKRLLLAIKRVKDIRAGKRIQPLDLARLPPHPGHTQDVVIQRGGPDLPSPDEDCSSPVLRSFQRGNEVNSTSTWRSMYAAMPQSLDYTVARTGPRGKSLESLEDAPLSYPPSPTHVQPTQTEWRPRSYEDGDLTPTNEAAIEAGGGTLPRPRHCLVRPRPIAKVTATPGQFKSLPRDFDNKYQLTYGLESSPHLPKRRPPSPPRRQSSREIGTSVGGGTGEVVIDCSGPVPTASCDEMIPPPPAPAPAQSAQSQQIRPHSSMSRSWGSVGVSVNEEHELIASLALQHRNGSDASFKSSSSTESDSLPFANENAGTIKQRAARAQDYTSPPMGGMMGHHHSGAGTGQETGDVLNDIGNMLANLTDELDAMLEEEKRQGLNP is encoded by the exons ATGGCTATCACGGCAGTCTCCGGCTGTTTGGGACCGCCGCCTTTACCGCCTGGAAAACGGTTCCTTCAACGATCGAGCAGAAAGCTTTCGTCCACTTATCAGAGCTTCCGGGATCCCGGGATCGAGGTCTGGAATCAACCCGTTAGTCATAATCAGGAAATTGGGACCGTAGTTAATTACCCCGCTGTGTTTGATGttggaaacaataaatattatcaacGTAAAATTCGTCGAGGATGCGGTGGCTGCGGTGTTTCGGCCGCTGTTTCGAATCTCGTCAGAAGCAAGTCCGAGGGAAATTTATTAATCGCACCAAAGAAATCCGATGATTTGTTCAACAATTACAGCGTCGTAAGCGGTCCTTTGGATAAATGCATAAGGGCCATTTACGGCAGCTGGCGTAATCTTATGCAAC TGGGCGGCATGAGCCGACCTTCGAAAGCAGTGGCCCAAGTTAAAAAGGTTGCTCCACCAGCCGTCCCGGACGTCTTCCGACACTCCGGTTCGTCTTTCGGTTCCGCGGGATATGCGAGCAGCGAAGATGGCTGCTTTTTGTCGGGGAGCGGGGGCGGCGGTGACGACGGATCCTACGGAATGCCGGCCGGAAAGAGTCCCGGTCCGATTTTCACCCATCCTGGATTCGCCTTTCCCCCCGTCGTCGGGAAGTACGCCCATGCCGAGGATCAGG GTATCGACATGACTCAAAGTCCGGGCAGAGACAGTCCCGGCAGTTCTGGGTCAGGCTCTGGTTCGAGGCACTCGACCGCTTCCCTCGATTCCGGAAGAGCTTCCGGCTATCATCTGGGTCCCAGAGGACCAGGGGCCCTGGCCTCATCGCCACGGTGCTCGATCAGTTCCCTGGGAAGTCATCCGGATCGGCCAGCAGATCTCGACGTGGTACACGCCTGGCTTACCGAACTCCAGTTCGAGGAGTACTTTACTTTATTCGCTTCGGCGGGATACGATCTTGCTACCATAACCCGAATGACCCCGGAGGATCTCACAGCTATag GTATTAAGAAACCGAATCATCGAAAGCGACTTAAAGCAGAAATCGATAATTTAAACGTCGGTGATGGTTTGCCGGAGCATGTGCCTGGCTCGCTTGAAGAATGGTTGAGACTTTTAAGACTAGAAGAGTATTTGGGTGCGCTGCAGCAGCAAGGCATGCGGTCAGTCGAAGATGTAACGACTCTGACTTGGGAGGACCTTGAAGATATTGGTATTGTCAGGCTTGGTCACCAAAAGCGACTTCTCCTCGCTATTAAACGGGTGAAAGACATACGTGCTGGTAAACGCATACAGCCTCTCGATCTCGCTCGTCTTCCACCGCACCCTGGTCACACACAG GATGTTGTTATCCAACGTGGTGGACCAGATTTGCCGTCCCCTGATGAAGACTGCTCGTCGCCGGTACTTAGGTCGTTTCAAAGAGGAAATGAGGTGAATTCGACCTCGACGTGGCGAAGCATGTACGCTGCTATGCCTCAGAGCTTAGATTACACAGTAGCAAGGACAGGGCCTCGTGGCAAATCCCTCGAGAGCCTCGAAGATGCTCCTCTTAGTTATCCACCTTCGCCTACCCATGTTCAACCGACTCAAACTGAGTGGCGACCTCGAAGCTATGAGGATGGTGACTTGACGCCGACTAATGAAGCAGCGATAGAAGCTGGTGGCGGCACTCTACCCAGACCAAGACACTGTCTGGTACGTCCACGACCCATCGCTAAG gTCACCGCCACTCCTGGACAGTTTAAATCGTTGCCGCGCGATTTTGATAACAAATATCAACTTACTTACGGGCTTGAGAGCAGCCCCCATTTACCGAAACGTCGACCACCGTCGCCGCCGCGACGCCAGAGTTCTCGTGAAATTGGGACATCAGTTGGTGGAGGAACGGGAGAAGTTGTAATAGATTGTAGCGGTCCTGTTCCGACAGCTTCCTGCGATGAAATGATTCCGCCACCGCCGGCTCCAGCGCCTGCACAATCCGCCCAGTCGCAACAAATCCGACCACACTCCTCCATGTCAAGATCCTGGGGCAGCGTAGGTGTTAGTGTCAATGAAGAACACGAGCTAATTGCCTCTCTCGCCCTGCAACATCGCAACGGATCTGACGCTAGTTTTAAG TCAAGTTCGAGCACTGAATCAGACTCCTTACCGTTTGCGAACGAGAATGCAGGGACAATAAAACAGAGAGCGGCGAGAGCACAGGATTACACAAGTCCTCCGATGGGTGGCATGATGGGACATCATCATTCTGGTGCGGGAACTGGTCAAGAGACCGGGGATGTCTTGAACGACATCGGGAACATGCTTGCCAATCTTACAGACGAGCTAGACGCCATGCTTGAAGAGGAGAAACGTCAGGGCCTCAATCCCTAA
- the ckn gene encoding caskin-1-like isoform X4, whose translation MSRPSKAVAQVKKVAPPAVPDVFRHSGSSFGSAGYASSEDGCFLSGSGGGGDDGSYGMPAGKSPGPIFTHPGFAFPPVVGKYAHAEDQGIDMTQSPGRDSPGSSGSGSGSRHSTASLDSGRASGYHLGPRGPGALASSPRCSISSLGSHPDRPADLDVVHAWLTELQFEEYFTLFASAGYDLATITRMTPEDLTAIGIKKPNHRKRLKAEIDNLNVGDGLPEHVPGSLEEWLRLLRLEEYLGALQQQGMRSVEDVTTLTWEDLEDIGIVRLGHQKRLLLAIKRVKDIRAGKRIQPLDLARLPPHPGHTQDVVIQRGGPDLPSPDEDCSSPVLRSFQRGNEVNSTSTWRSMYAAMPQSLDYTVARTGPRGKSLESLEDAPLSYPPSPTHVQPTQTEWRPRSYEDGDLTPTNEAAIEAGGGTLPRPRHCLVRPRPIAKVTATPGQFKSLPRDFDNKYQLTYGLESSPHLPKRRPPSPPRRQSSREIGTSVGGGTGEVVIDCSGPVPTASCDEMIPPPPAPAPAQSAQSQQIRPHSSMSRSWGSVGVSVNEEHELIASLALQHRNGSDASFKSSSSTESDSLPFANENAGTIKQRAARAQDYTSPPMGGMMGHHHSGAGTGQETGDVLNDIGNMLANLTDELDAMLEEEKRQGLNP comes from the exons ATGAGCCGACCTTCGAAAGCAGTGGCCCAAGTTAAAAAGGTTGCTCCACCAGCCGTCCCGGACGTCTTCCGACACTCCGGTTCGTCTTTCGGTTCCGCGGGATATGCGAGCAGCGAAGATGGCTGCTTTTTGTCGGGGAGCGGGGGCGGCGGTGACGACGGATCCTACGGAATGCCGGCCGGAAAGAGTCCCGGTCCGATTTTCACCCATCCTGGATTCGCCTTTCCCCCCGTCGTCGGGAAGTACGCCCATGCCGAGGATCAGG GTATCGACATGACTCAAAGTCCGGGCAGAGACAGTCCCGGCAGTTCTGGGTCAGGCTCTGGTTCGAGGCACTCGACCGCTTCCCTCGATTCCGGAAGAGCTTCCGGCTATCATCTGGGTCCCAGAGGACCAGGGGCCCTGGCCTCATCGCCACGGTGCTCGATCAGTTCCCTGGGAAGTCATCCGGATCGGCCAGCAGATCTCGACGTGGTACACGCCTGGCTTACCGAACTCCAGTTCGAGGAGTACTTTACTTTATTCGCTTCGGCGGGATACGATCTTGCTACCATAACCCGAATGACCCCGGAGGATCTCACAGCTATag GTATTAAGAAACCGAATCATCGAAAGCGACTTAAAGCAGAAATCGATAATTTAAACGTCGGTGATGGTTTGCCGGAGCATGTGCCTGGCTCGCTTGAAGAATGGTTGAGACTTTTAAGACTAGAAGAGTATTTGGGTGCGCTGCAGCAGCAAGGCATGCGGTCAGTCGAAGATGTAACGACTCTGACTTGGGAGGACCTTGAAGATATTGGTATTGTCAGGCTTGGTCACCAAAAGCGACTTCTCCTCGCTATTAAACGGGTGAAAGACATACGTGCTGGTAAACGCATACAGCCTCTCGATCTCGCTCGTCTTCCACCGCACCCTGGTCACACACAG GATGTTGTTATCCAACGTGGTGGACCAGATTTGCCGTCCCCTGATGAAGACTGCTCGTCGCCGGTACTTAGGTCGTTTCAAAGAGGAAATGAGGTGAATTCGACCTCGACGTGGCGAAGCATGTACGCTGCTATGCCTCAGAGCTTAGATTACACAGTAGCAAGGACAGGGCCTCGTGGCAAATCCCTCGAGAGCCTCGAAGATGCTCCTCTTAGTTATCCACCTTCGCCTACCCATGTTCAACCGACTCAAACTGAGTGGCGACCTCGAAGCTATGAGGATGGTGACTTGACGCCGACTAATGAAGCAGCGATAGAAGCTGGTGGCGGCACTCTACCCAGACCAAGACACTGTCTGGTACGTCCACGACCCATCGCTAAG gTCACCGCCACTCCTGGACAGTTTAAATCGTTGCCGCGCGATTTTGATAACAAATATCAACTTACTTACGGGCTTGAGAGCAGCCCCCATTTACCGAAACGTCGACCACCGTCGCCGCCGCGACGCCAGAGTTCTCGTGAAATTGGGACATCAGTTGGTGGAGGAACGGGAGAAGTTGTAATAGATTGTAGCGGTCCTGTTCCGACAGCTTCCTGCGATGAAATGATTCCGCCACCGCCGGCTCCAGCGCCTGCACAATCCGCCCAGTCGCAACAAATCCGACCACACTCCTCCATGTCAAGATCCTGGGGCAGCGTAGGTGTTAGTGTCAATGAAGAACACGAGCTAATTGCCTCTCTCGCCCTGCAACATCGCAACGGATCTGACGCTAGTTTTAAG TCAAGTTCGAGCACTGAATCAGACTCCTTACCGTTTGCGAACGAGAATGCAGGGACAATAAAACAGAGAGCGGCGAGAGCACAGGATTACACAAGTCCTCCGATGGGTGGCATGATGGGACATCATCATTCTGGTGCGGGAACTGGTCAAGAGACCGGGGATGTCTTGAACGACATCGGGAACATGCTTGCCAATCTTACAGACGAGCTAGACGCCATGCTTGAAGAGGAGAAACGTCAGGGCCTCAATCCCTAA
- the ckn gene encoding caskin-1-like isoform X3, which produces MRRISVGGMSRPSKAVAQVKKVAPPAVPDVFRHSGSSFGSAGYASSEDGCFLSGSGGGGDDGSYGMPAGKSPGPIFTHPGFAFPPVVGKYAHAEDQGIDMTQSPGRDSPGSSGSGSGSRHSTASLDSGRASGYHLGPRGPGALASSPRCSISSLGSHPDRPADLDVVHAWLTELQFEEYFTLFASAGYDLATITRMTPEDLTAIGIKKPNHRKRLKAEIDNLNVGDGLPEHVPGSLEEWLRLLRLEEYLGALQQQGMRSVEDVTTLTWEDLEDIGIVRLGHQKRLLLAIKRVKDIRAGKRIQPLDLARLPPHPGHTQDVVIQRGGPDLPSPDEDCSSPVLRSFQRGNEVNSTSTWRSMYAAMPQSLDYTVARTGPRGKSLESLEDAPLSYPPSPTHVQPTQTEWRPRSYEDGDLTPTNEAAIEAGGGTLPRPRHCLVRPRPIAKVTATPGQFKSLPRDFDNKYQLTYGLESSPHLPKRRPPSPPRRQSSREIGTSVGGGTGEVVIDCSGPVPTASCDEMIPPPPAPAPAQSAQSQQIRPHSSMSRSWGSVGVSVNEEHELIASLALQHRNGSDASFKSSSSTESDSLPFANENAGTIKQRAARAQDYTSPPMGGMMGHHHSGAGTGQETGDVLNDIGNMLANLTDELDAMLEEEKRQGLNP; this is translated from the exons TGGGCGGCATGAGCCGACCTTCGAAAGCAGTGGCCCAAGTTAAAAAGGTTGCTCCACCAGCCGTCCCGGACGTCTTCCGACACTCCGGTTCGTCTTTCGGTTCCGCGGGATATGCGAGCAGCGAAGATGGCTGCTTTTTGTCGGGGAGCGGGGGCGGCGGTGACGACGGATCCTACGGAATGCCGGCCGGAAAGAGTCCCGGTCCGATTTTCACCCATCCTGGATTCGCCTTTCCCCCCGTCGTCGGGAAGTACGCCCATGCCGAGGATCAGG GTATCGACATGACTCAAAGTCCGGGCAGAGACAGTCCCGGCAGTTCTGGGTCAGGCTCTGGTTCGAGGCACTCGACCGCTTCCCTCGATTCCGGAAGAGCTTCCGGCTATCATCTGGGTCCCAGAGGACCAGGGGCCCTGGCCTCATCGCCACGGTGCTCGATCAGTTCCCTGGGAAGTCATCCGGATCGGCCAGCAGATCTCGACGTGGTACACGCCTGGCTTACCGAACTCCAGTTCGAGGAGTACTTTACTTTATTCGCTTCGGCGGGATACGATCTTGCTACCATAACCCGAATGACCCCGGAGGATCTCACAGCTATag GTATTAAGAAACCGAATCATCGAAAGCGACTTAAAGCAGAAATCGATAATTTAAACGTCGGTGATGGTTTGCCGGAGCATGTGCCTGGCTCGCTTGAAGAATGGTTGAGACTTTTAAGACTAGAAGAGTATTTGGGTGCGCTGCAGCAGCAAGGCATGCGGTCAGTCGAAGATGTAACGACTCTGACTTGGGAGGACCTTGAAGATATTGGTATTGTCAGGCTTGGTCACCAAAAGCGACTTCTCCTCGCTATTAAACGGGTGAAAGACATACGTGCTGGTAAACGCATACAGCCTCTCGATCTCGCTCGTCTTCCACCGCACCCTGGTCACACACAG GATGTTGTTATCCAACGTGGTGGACCAGATTTGCCGTCCCCTGATGAAGACTGCTCGTCGCCGGTACTTAGGTCGTTTCAAAGAGGAAATGAGGTGAATTCGACCTCGACGTGGCGAAGCATGTACGCTGCTATGCCTCAGAGCTTAGATTACACAGTAGCAAGGACAGGGCCTCGTGGCAAATCCCTCGAGAGCCTCGAAGATGCTCCTCTTAGTTATCCACCTTCGCCTACCCATGTTCAACCGACTCAAACTGAGTGGCGACCTCGAAGCTATGAGGATGGTGACTTGACGCCGACTAATGAAGCAGCGATAGAAGCTGGTGGCGGCACTCTACCCAGACCAAGACACTGTCTGGTACGTCCACGACCCATCGCTAAG gTCACCGCCACTCCTGGACAGTTTAAATCGTTGCCGCGCGATTTTGATAACAAATATCAACTTACTTACGGGCTTGAGAGCAGCCCCCATTTACCGAAACGTCGACCACCGTCGCCGCCGCGACGCCAGAGTTCTCGTGAAATTGGGACATCAGTTGGTGGAGGAACGGGAGAAGTTGTAATAGATTGTAGCGGTCCTGTTCCGACAGCTTCCTGCGATGAAATGATTCCGCCACCGCCGGCTCCAGCGCCTGCACAATCCGCCCAGTCGCAACAAATCCGACCACACTCCTCCATGTCAAGATCCTGGGGCAGCGTAGGTGTTAGTGTCAATGAAGAACACGAGCTAATTGCCTCTCTCGCCCTGCAACATCGCAACGGATCTGACGCTAGTTTTAAG TCAAGTTCGAGCACTGAATCAGACTCCTTACCGTTTGCGAACGAGAATGCAGGGACAATAAAACAGAGAGCGGCGAGAGCACAGGATTACACAAGTCCTCCGATGGGTGGCATGATGGGACATCATCATTCTGGTGCGGGAACTGGTCAAGAGACCGGGGATGTCTTGAACGACATCGGGAACATGCTTGCCAATCTTACAGACGAGCTAGACGCCATGCTTGAAGAGGAGAAACGTCAGGGCCTCAATCCCTAA